In Candidatus Epulonipiscium viviparus, one DNA window encodes the following:
- a CDS encoding glycine--tRNA ligase, with the protein MEKTMQEIVAIAKSRGFVYSGSEIYGGLANTWDYGPLGVELKNNIKRAWWKNFIQKNPLNVGVDCAILMNPAVWKASGHLGGFSDPLMDCKSCKERFRADKIIEDYMKENGVEEIVDGWSNEKMQDYIKENNIECPSCHAHNFTDIRQFNLMFKTFQGVTEDSKNTVYLRPETAQGIFVNFKNVQRTSRKKIPFGIGQIGKSFRNEITPGNFIFRTREFEQMELEFFCKPGTELEWFVTWKNICKSWLLNLGIDEKSIRMRDHAKEELSHYSNATSDIEFKFPFGWGELWGIASRTDYDLKQHMEHSGEDMNYFDPTTNEKYIPYCIEPSLGADRVTLAFLCEAYCEESLEDGDSRNIFKFHPALAPVKAAILPLSKKLSEQALNIYNMLSDHFNVEYDEAGSIGKRYRRQDEIGTPFCITYDFDSKDDNSVTIRDRDSMKQERININGILKYITKKIDN; encoded by the coding sequence ATGGAAAAAACAATGCAAGAAATTGTTGCAATAGCAAAATCAAGAGGATTTGTATATTCTGGATCTGAAATATATGGAGGACTCGCTAATACTTGGGACTACGGTCCATTAGGTGTTGAATTAAAAAATAATATAAAAAGAGCTTGGTGGAAAAATTTTATTCAAAAAAATCCATTAAATGTTGGAGTAGATTGTGCAATATTAATGAATCCTGCTGTTTGGAAAGCTAGTGGGCATTTAGGAGGATTTTCTGATCCTCTTATGGATTGTAAGTCTTGCAAAGAAAGATTTAGAGCGGACAAAATTATAGAAGATTACATGAAAGAAAATGGTGTAGAAGAAATAGTTGATGGCTGGTCAAATGAGAAAATGCAAGATTATATTAAAGAAAATAATATAGAATGCCCTTCTTGTCATGCGCATAACTTTACCGATATTAGGCAATTTAATTTGATGTTTAAAACTTTTCAAGGAGTTACTGAAGACTCTAAAAATACGGTATATCTTCGCCCAGAAACTGCTCAAGGAATTTTTGTCAATTTTAAAAATGTGCAGAGAACTTCTCGTAAAAAGATTCCGTTTGGTATTGGTCAAATTGGCAAATCGTTTAGAAATGAAATTACTCCGGGAAATTTTATTTTTAGAACTCGAGAGTTTGAACAAATGGAACTTGAATTTTTCTGTAAACCGGGTACTGAATTAGAATGGTTTGTAACCTGGAAAAATATATGTAAAAGTTGGTTATTAAATCTTGGAATAGACGAAAAAAGCATTCGTATGCGAGATCATGCTAAAGAAGAACTTTCTCATTACAGCAATGCGACTAGCGATATCGAATTTAAATTTCCGTTTGGATGGGGTGAGCTTTGGGGTATTGCCAGTCGTACTGATTATGATTTAAAGCAGCATATGGAGCATTCTGGTGAAGACATGAATTATTTTGATCCGACTACAAACGAAAAGTATATTCCGTATTGTATAGAACCGTCTCTTGGTGCAGATAGAGTTACTTTGGCATTTTTATGCGAAGCATATTGCGAAGAATCATTAGAAGATGGAGATAGCAGAAATATTTTTAAATTTCATCCTGCGCTGGCTCCTGTAAAGGCGGCTATTCTTCCTTTGTCAAAAAAACTTTCTGAACAAGCACTAAATATTTATAATATGCTATCAGATCATTTTAATGTTGAATATGATGAAGCTGGATCTATTGGCAAAAGATATCGTAGGCAAGATGAAATTGGAACTCCATTTTGCATCACATATGATTTTGATTCTAAAGATGATAATTCGGTTACAATTCGTGATAGAGATTCTATGAAGCAAGAACGTATAAATATAAATGGAATATTGAAATATATTACAAAAAAAATAGATAATTAA
- a CDS encoding RNA polymerase sigma factor, producing the protein MDESSLIKRAQSGDVGAFEVLIKSYESTIYRICFKVLKNEADSFDAAQEVCIKIWKQLGKFEEKSKFSTWVYRIATNQCLDILRKGKNKKVVSINQNEEWALELEDTKINIEKQVEDAERLRILKSALDELKKEYSEIIILKDVKNLSYEEIATEKNISLGTVKSRLFRARNALKNILKQDKEPFRSFWRHNNRKEGL; encoded by the coding sequence ATGGACGAAAGTAGTTTAATTAAACGAGCTCAAAGTGGTGATGTTGGGGCTTTTGAGGTACTTATAAAAAGTTATGAAAGTACAATTTATCGGATATGTTTTAAAGTTTTAAAAAACGAAGCTGATTCGTTTGATGCTGCACAAGAAGTATGTATTAAAATTTGGAAACAACTGGGTAAATTTGAAGAAAAATCTAAATTTAGCACTTGGGTATATAGAATTGCAACTAATCAATGTTTGGATATACTAAGAAAGGGTAAGAATAAGAAAGTTGTTTCTATTAATCAAAACGAAGAATGGGCTTTGGAACTTGAAGATACAAAGATTAACATTGAAAAGCAAGTGGAAGATGCAGAGAGACTGAGAATATTAAAAAGTGCGCTAGATGAATTGAAAAAAGAATACAGTGAGATTATAATCTTAAAAGATGTAAAAAACTTAAGTTATGAAGAAATAGCAACCGAGAAAAATATTTCGTTAGGTACCGTTAAATCAAGATTATTTAGGGCTAGGAATGCATTAAAAAATATTTTGAAACAGGACAAGGAACCTTTTAGAAGCTTTTGGCGTCATAATAATAGAAAGGAGGGGTTATAA
- a CDS encoding Holliday junction resolvase RecU, translating to MAYWRSRGLRGSELEALINITNDVYRKKNLAVIQKIPTPITPIKIDKTKKVITLAYFDQKSTVDYIGVAQGTPICFDAKETTAASLPLANIHQHQVDFMNEFAKQNGVAFLIVYFKRYEKYYLTPIEILAKYFVDAMKGGRKSIPYNEFANAYEIEIASDMYLHYLKAVQKYIDDLNINENIRQ from the coding sequence GTGGCATACTGGCGGAGCAGGGGCTTGAGAGGAAGCGAATTAGAAGCCCTAATAAATATTACAAACGATGTGTATAGAAAAAAGAATCTTGCAGTCATTCAAAAAATTCCAACGCCCATAACACCTATCAAAATAGATAAAACAAAAAAAGTAATCACACTGGCTTATTTTGATCAAAAAAGTACGGTTGATTATATCGGAGTGGCACAAGGAACTCCTATTTGTTTTGATGCAAAAGAAACGACAGCAGCATCGTTACCACTAGCAAATATTCATCAGCATCAGGTCGATTTTATGAACGAGTTTGCAAAGCAAAATGGAGTAGCTTTTTTGATTGTATATTTTAAGAGATACGAAAAATATTATCTTACTCCTATAGAGATTTTAGCAAAATATTTTGTAGATGCTATGAAAGGGGGGAGAAAATCTATTCCGTATAATGAATTTGCAAATGCGTACGAGATAGAAATAGCAAGTGATATGTATTTGCATTACCTGAAAGCGGTGCAAAAATATATTGATGACCTGAATATAAATGAAAACATTCGGCAATAA
- a CDS encoding EAL domain-containing protein, with amino-acid sequence MDNKRHNLILLMGGIFTTIFIVLGTMSYNVRINDELQALTMTALKEISLKQQFILNEDINSNSELLNLLATTVGASSNMDIETTLEYIDIVEEISSFKHINIVGVDGIGITANNEKIDISNEPYFTEMINGNYISNIITSSFSNEDVIMLSIPIEKNGEIQGYVAGEYNISNLESLLTSAFDGQSFIFVLDATGAIIAQHTNELTQPKVNMFEIFKDQDLTDKVLDAIQKGESTNVVYTFNEDTRIGEICPIDFNGWSLIYILPEQVIDDYTQNIMEQVNLFTFGMVIVLVLLVFITSFAQRNTFNTIRMLAYYDELTGLPNLVKFKMEANQLLVDNPDKDFSIVKLDINNFKAINELYGHDTGNKVLRALADVVHTDEIPNYTYAKIAVDEFLLLGPSEFFSDLSNELSLDENKFKEAVSFIPFHHIKLIYGRYKIEEDENDIDKIIAKVDIAHKTAKSKKNIYFCDYDENFKKTMLKAAEITNKMEVALEHKEFKVVLQPKYDTITEQPVGAEALVRWIEDNGKMIFPDEFIPLFESNGFITKLDKYMLEEVCILIRQWIDNGITPIPISVNFSRVHINNPNFTSEIKAIIDKYNVNTKYIEIELTESTILDNESELKTIFENFKTSHLVIAMDDFGYGYSSLGFLKDFDVDIIKLDRSFFSFDADNERSRIVIRNIVKMVKELGVVVVAEGVETKEQLDFLKSTRCDMVQGYYFSKPIPIKDFNKNILGADF; translated from the coding sequence ATGGATAATAAAAGGCACAATTTAATTTTATTGATGGGTGGAATCTTTACAACTATTTTTATTGTTTTGGGTACAATGAGTTATAATGTGCGGATAAATGATGAATTGCAAGCATTGACGATGACAGCGTTGAAAGAAATTTCGTTAAAACAGCAGTTTATTTTAAATGAAGATATAAATTCAAATTCTGAACTACTAAATTTATTAGCAACTACAGTGGGTGCTTCTTCAAATATGGATATTGAGACAACGTTAGAATATATAGATATTGTAGAAGAAATATCTTCCTTTAAGCACATAAATATTGTTGGAGTTGATGGTATTGGTATCACAGCTAATAATGAAAAAATAGACATTTCAAATGAGCCGTATTTTACAGAAATGATAAACGGAAACTACATTTCAAATATAATCACATCAAGTTTTTCGAATGAAGATGTTATCATGTTATCAATACCAATAGAAAAAAATGGGGAAATTCAAGGTTATGTAGCAGGAGAATATAATATTTCTAATCTTGAAAGTTTATTAACGTCTGCTTTTGATGGTCAAAGTTTTATATTTGTACTGGATGCGACAGGAGCAATTATTGCGCAGCATACAAATGAACTTACTCAGCCTAAAGTTAATATGTTTGAAATTTTTAAAGATCAGGATTTAACAGATAAAGTGCTTGATGCGATTCAAAAAGGTGAATCTACGAATGTAGTTTATACTTTTAATGAAGATACTCGAATAGGTGAAATTTGTCCAATTGATTTTAATGGTTGGTCGCTAATATACATCTTGCCAGAGCAGGTTATTGATGATTATACTCAAAATATAATGGAACAAGTAAATTTATTCACTTTCGGTATGGTTATTGTATTAGTTCTTCTTGTATTTATAACTTCTTTTGCGCAAAGGAATACATTTAATACTATTCGTATGTTGGCTTATTATGATGAATTGACAGGTCTGCCTAATTTAGTTAAATTTAAAATGGAGGCTAATCAACTTCTTGTGGATAATCCAGACAAAGATTTTAGTATAGTAAAGTTAGATATCAACAATTTTAAAGCCATTAATGAATTATATGGACATGATACTGGAAATAAAGTATTACGTGCATTAGCAGATGTTGTACATACTGATGAGATCCCGAACTATACTTACGCCAAGATTGCAGTAGATGAATTTCTGCTCTTGGGACCAAGTGAATTTTTTTCAGATCTAAGTAATGAGCTGAGTTTAGATGAGAATAAATTTAAAGAGGCGGTTTCGTTTATACCTTTCCATCATATAAAACTTATTTATGGAAGATATAAAATAGAAGAAGATGAAAATGATATTGATAAGATTATTGCGAAGGTTGATATTGCCCACAAAACAGCCAAATCGAAAAAGAACATATATTTTTGTGATTATGATGAGAATTTCAAAAAAACTATGTTAAAAGCAGCGGAAATAACCAATAAGATGGAAGTGGCTCTTGAGCACAAAGAATTTAAAGTTGTTCTGCAGCCTAAGTATGACACTATAACCGAACAACCTGTTGGAGCGGAGGCTTTAGTGCGTTGGATAGAAGATAATGGAAAGATGATTTTTCCAGACGAATTTATTCCGTTATTTGAAAGCAATGGATTTATTACAAAATTAGATAAGTATATGCTAGAAGAAGTTTGTATCTTAATTAGACAGTGGATCGATAATGGTATAACCCCTATTCCTATTTCAGTAAACTTCTCTAGAGTGCACATCAATAATCCTAATTTTACTAGCGAAATTAAGGCAATTATAGATAAGTATAATGTAAACACAAAATATATCGAGATTGAGTTAACAGAAAGTACAATACTAGATAATGAATCTGAATTAAAAACAATTTTCGAAAATTTTAAAACAAGCCACCTTGTAATAGCGATGGACGATTTTGGCTATGGATATTCTTCATTAGGGTTTTTAAAAGATTTTGATGTGGACATAATTAAATTAGACAGAAGCTTTTTTAGTTTTGATGCCGACAATGAAAGAAGCCGTATAGTTATTAGAAATATTGTGAAGATGGTTAAAGAATTGGGCGTAGTTGTGGTAGCAGAAGGAGTTGAAACTAAAGAACAACTAGATTTCTTGAAGTCAACAAGATGTGATATGGTTCAGGGTTATTATTTCTCAAAACCTATTCCAATAAAAGATTTTAATAAAAATATTTTAGGGGCCGATTTCTAA
- a CDS encoding glycosyl hydrolase, whose translation MKKCILAIFCAASMAGCIENEIPIIAEVAKMDDVFKETEVTLFVENNEKLGKYEPYSGVYLGAYMGNKDISDQDFLNSLDTDLAFKVFQYKGANSISLNEILQCIADKQTPYFKFLLTEKTSEYYYLIGDMKRMFNIPIFLELYPLTEDITDPQKYKKLYIETYNIIKKNAPNTVFVYSVDYNNIEDSLIFYPGDEYVDWIGLNVYMPKYKNDQAVDYSNLETKIDLWYQLFQEKKPLMISGLAISHYSSVDSTYTIAKTKDDLEFFYDDMIEKHPRIKAILYTDINNRDYGKEDDFRISINEDLISFTKELWGENVFLHQLVNENENYLSSKVSYTVPVHIYNDIYYVQDIYVKNIIDEEILNSIETFKDLLGNIYYPLKYITNSY comes from the coding sequence ATGAAAAAATGTATCTTAGCTATTTTTTGTGCTGCATCAATGGCTGGTTGCATAGAAAATGAGATTCCGATTATAGCAGAAGTGGCAAAAATGGACGATGTATTTAAAGAAACAGAGGTTACATTGTTTGTAGAAAATAATGAAAAATTGGGTAAATATGAGCCCTATAGTGGAGTCTATCTTGGCGCATATATGGGCAACAAAGATATAAGCGACCAAGACTTTCTGAATAGTTTGGATACTGATTTGGCATTTAAAGTGTTTCAATACAAAGGGGCAAATTCGATAAGTCTTAATGAAATTTTACAATGTATAGCGGATAAGCAAACTCCATATTTTAAGTTTTTATTAACGGAGAAGACGAGTGAATATTATTATCTGATAGGAGATATGAAGAGGATGTTTAATATCCCGATATTTTTGGAGTTGTATCCCTTGACAGAAGATATTACAGATCCGCAAAAATATAAAAAATTGTATATAGAAACATATAATATTATCAAAAAAAATGCACCAAATACAGTGTTTGTCTATAGTGTAGATTATAACAATATAGAAGATTCACTCATTTTTTATCCTGGAGATGAATATGTTGATTGGATAGGGTTAAATGTATATATGCCAAAATATAAAAATGATCAAGCAGTTGATTATAGTAATCTAGAAACTAAAATTGATCTATGGTATCAGTTGTTTCAGGAGAAAAAGCCGTTGATGATTTCTGGTCTGGCAATATCGCATTATTCTAGTGTGGACTCTACGTATACTATTGCAAAGACAAAAGATGATTTGGAGTTCTTTTATGATGATATGATAGAAAAACATCCGCGTATCAAAGCAATTTTATACACAGACATAAATAATCGAGATTATGGGAAAGAAGATGATTTTAGAATTTCGATTAATGAGGATTTAATATCATTTACAAAAGAACTTTGGGGTGAAAATGTTTTTTTGCATCAACTTGTAAACGAGAATGAAAATTATTTGTCTAGCAAAGTGTCCTATACAGTACCAGTGCATATTTATAATGATATATATTATGTTCAAGATATTTATGTAAAGAATATTATAGATGAAGAGATATTAAATTCGATAGAAACTTTTAAAGATTTGCTTGGGAATATATACTATCCCTTGAAATATATCACAAACTCGTATTGA
- the ppdK gene encoding pyruvate, phosphate dikinase, translating to MAHKWVYMFKEGDMNKNLLGGKGANLCDMTKLGLPIPQGFIVTTEACTEYYNNDKNLSKDIIDQIKSSLTQLEEISGKKFGDTQNPLLVSVRSGARISMPGMMDTVLNLGLTDVSVEGLAKKTGNPRFAYDSYRRFIQMFSDVVMELPKSRFEVIIDELKEKKGVQLDTELDADDLKEMVVKFKEFYKKELGKDFPQDPETQLLEAVQAVFRSWMNSRAIAYRRMNDIPSDWGTAVNVQMMVFGNMGETSGTGVAFTRNPSTGEKLIYGEYLINAQGEDVVAGVRTPQPISHLEQDMPEVYKEFMAIANKLEDHYRDMQDMEFTVEDTKLYFLQTRNGKRTAASALKIAVELVKEGMITEKEAVLRVEPKQLDQLLHPTFDVTALKQAKTIGKGLPASPGAATGKVYFTAEDAKAAAAKGEAVILTRLETSPEDIEGMHASKGILTVRGGMTSHAAVVARGMGTCCVSGCGEIKINEHDKSFTLDGKTYKEGDYISLDGSTGNIYGEQLKTVEAEISGDFEKFMKWADEYRTMKVRTNADTPADAAKAVEFGAEGIGLCRTEHMFFEEDRIKKVRKMIVAKEVEERKAALKELLPLQKGDFIGIYEAMGERPVTVRLLDPPLHEFLPTDKADIEEIAKEIGETYESLQATIDSLHEFNPMMGHRGCRLSVSYPEIADMQARAIIEAAIEVKKSKGYNIVPEIMIPLVGDKKELEYVKDIIVAAADDVIAKSGVELKYLVGTMIEIPRAALLADQIAEEAAFFSFGTNDLTQMTFGFSRDDAGKFLEDYYARGVYESDPFARLDQTGVGQLIEIAVEKGRKTRPDIKLGICGEHGGDPSTIEFCQKVGLNYVSCSPFRVPIARLAAAQAAITQSK from the coding sequence ATGGCACATAAATGGGTCTATATGTTTAAAGAAGGGGATATGAATAAAAATCTTCTAGGAGGAAAGGGTGCAAATCTATGTGATATGACTAAACTAGGCTTGCCAATTCCACAAGGCTTTATTGTGACAACCGAAGCGTGTACTGAATATTATAACAATGATAAAAATTTATCAAAGGACATAATTGATCAAATTAAGTCATCTCTAACTCAGTTAGAAGAAATTTCGGGCAAAAAATTTGGAGATACACAAAATCCTCTACTTGTGTCAGTTCGTTCGGGAGCTAGAATTTCTATGCCTGGTATGATGGACACAGTTTTAAATTTAGGTTTAACAGATGTTTCTGTTGAAGGATTGGCAAAGAAAACTGGTAACCCTAGATTTGCGTATGACTCATATAGAAGATTCATACAGATGTTTTCGGACGTAGTAATGGAGCTTCCTAAATCTAGATTCGAAGTTATAATAGATGAACTTAAAGAAAAGAAAGGCGTACAATTAGACACAGAACTTGATGCCGATGACTTAAAAGAAATGGTAGTTAAGTTTAAAGAATTTTATAAAAAAGAGCTTGGTAAAGATTTCCCTCAAGATCCAGAGACACAGTTACTAGAAGCCGTACAAGCAGTGTTTAGATCGTGGATGAACTCTCGTGCGATAGCTTATAGACGTATGAATGATATACCTTCTGATTGGGGTACTGCTGTAAACGTTCAGATGATGGTATTTGGTAATATGGGAGAAACATCTGGTACTGGTGTTGCCTTTACAAGAAATCCTTCGACTGGAGAAAAGTTGATTTATGGAGAATATCTAATTAACGCACAAGGAGAAGACGTTGTTGCGGGTGTTAGAACTCCTCAACCTATTAGCCATCTAGAGCAAGATATGCCAGAAGTATATAAAGAGTTTATGGCGATTGCGAACAAACTTGAGGATCATTATAGAGATATGCAAGATATGGAGTTTACTGTTGAGGATACAAAACTTTACTTCTTACAAACTAGAAATGGTAAAAGAACGGCTGCGTCTGCTCTTAAGATTGCAGTTGAGCTAGTTAAAGAAGGTATGATTACTGAAAAAGAAGCTGTTCTTCGTGTTGAACCTAAACAATTAGATCAATTACTTCATCCTACTTTTGATGTTACTGCTCTTAAGCAAGCTAAGACAATTGGAAAAGGTTTACCTGCCTCTCCAGGAGCTGCCACAGGAAAAGTTTACTTCACTGCAGAAGATGCTAAAGCTGCAGCTGCCAAAGGTGAAGCTGTTATATTGACAAGACTAGAAACTTCTCCGGAAGATATTGAAGGAATGCATGCATCTAAAGGTATATTGACTGTACGCGGAGGAATGACAAGCCATGCGGCTGTTGTTGCACGTGGTATGGGTACTTGCTGTGTATCTGGTTGTGGAGAAATTAAAATTAATGAACACGATAAGTCTTTCACTTTAGACGGAAAAACTTATAAAGAAGGCGACTATATTTCTCTTGATGGTTCAACTGGAAATATCTATGGAGAACAATTAAAAACTGTTGAAGCAGAAATTAGTGGTGATTTTGAAAAGTTTATGAAGTGGGCTGATGAATATAGAACTATGAAAGTTAGAACTAATGCAGACACTCCAGCTGACGCAGCAAAAGCGGTTGAGTTTGGTGCAGAAGGAATTGGACTTTGCCGTACAGAGCATATGTTCTTTGAAGAAGACAGAATTAAAAAAGTTCGAAAAATGATTGTAGCTAAAGAAGTTGAAGAAAGAAAAGCAGCTCTTAAAGAATTATTGCCTCTTCAAAAAGGTGACTTTATTGGAATATATGAAGCGATGGGTGAAAGACCTGTAACTGTTAGACTACTAGACCCGCCACTACATGAATTCTTGCCTACAGATAAAGCTGATATCGAGGAAATTGCAAAAGAGATTGGCGAAACTTATGAAAGTCTGCAAGCTACTATTGATAGTTTACACGAGTTTAACCCTATGATGGGTCACCGTGGATGCCGACTATCTGTATCTTATCCAGAGATTGCAGATATGCAAGCTAGGGCTATTATAGAGGCTGCAATTGAAGTGAAGAAGTCTAAGGGATATAATATTGTTCCAGAAATTATGATTCCTCTTGTTGGAGATAAAAAAGAACTTGAATATGTTAAGGATATTATTGTAGCGGCAGCAGACGATGTAATTGCTAAATCTGGTGTTGAACTTAAATATCTAGTTGGTACAATGATTGAGATTCCAAGAGCTGCTTTATTGGCAGATCAAATTGCTGAAGAGGCTGCTTTCTTCTCTTTCGGAACTAATGACTTAACACAAATGACTTTTGGATTTTCTCGTGATGATGCTGGTAAATTCCTAGAAGATTACTACGCAAGAGGAGTTTATGAATCTGATCCATTTGCAAGACTTGATCAAACTGGAGTGGGTCAGTTAATAGAAATAGCAGTTGAAAAAGGACGCAAAACTAGACCAGATATTAAGCTTGGTATTTGTGGAGAACATGGTGGAGATCCATCTACAATCGAATTCTGTCAAAAAGTGGGCTTAAATTATGTATCTTGCTCACCATTTAGAGTTCCAATTGCTAGACTAGCAGCGGCTCAAGCAGCGATAACACAATCTAAGTAA
- a CDS encoding anti-sigma factor family protein, translating to MKCDLEQLSLYIDEELEPSQRLEIEEHLKTCDDCQSNLQLLLEIKEQLSMLDEVPLPDNFHSELMNKIAPKKHNYTKYYLSAASVLAICVVGISTFFNQPAEQSPVPMMYSTPPVAARNIPSEEEHLGNPVSYIVELNAPNKDVVDKLRRILDEQELNYFDMSIDGVLHYIINSESDYAILADYLRENASDFNQTPVLDSLIDPVMIELIIHYP from the coding sequence ATGAAATGTGATTTGGAACAATTGTCTTTGTATATAGATGAAGAACTTGAACCATCTCAAAGGTTGGAAATAGAAGAACATTTAAAAACTTGTGATGATTGTCAAAGTAATTTGCAGTTGTTGCTCGAGATAAAAGAACAATTATCGATGCTGGATGAAGTGCCTTTACCAGATAATTTTCATAGTGAACTTATGAATAAAATAGCCCCTAAAAAACATAATTATACAAAATATTATTTATCAGCAGCTAGTGTTTTAGCAATTTGTGTAGTAGGAATTAGTACATTCTTTAATCAACCTGCAGAGCAAAGCCCTGTTCCTATGATGTATAGCACCCCTCCAGTTGCAGCGAGAAATATTCCAAGTGAGGAAGAGCATCTGGGTAATCCTGTTAGCTATATTGTGGAATTAAATGCTCCGAATAAAGATGTAGTTGATAAATTACGACGAATTTTAGATGAACAAGAACTAAATTATTTTGACATGAGTATTGATGGAGTTCTTCATTATATTATAAATAGTGAATCTGATTATGCTATTTTAGCGGACTATCTTAGAGAAAATGCAAGTGATTTTAATCAAACTCCTGTGTTAGATTCTCTAATTGATCCTGTGATGATAGAATTAATTATTCATTATCCTTGA
- a CDS encoding RluA family pseudouridine synthase has protein sequence MIEVLINETECDQRVDKFILKYLGNYPMSYVYKAFRTNKVKLNGKKPKGSEKLKTGDTLKIFLQAEVSSPTKLAKHFKVIYEDENVLIADKPIGMLTQKARREDVSLAEEVLSYLNEKGELEGLNGFRPAPSNRLDRNTSGLVLVGKNQVSSVAISQMLKDKNIVKSYLAVVKGNIKKTITIRAFHRKLANKNEVQILDYKAAGTKEIVTKLIPLEQRDGVTLIEVELITGKTHQIRAQLKELGHPIIGDYKYGNNVTNHYFKQAYNLTSQFLCAYKVKFDRCNNILSYLEDRVFIAYVPTVFSKILD, from the coding sequence ATGATAGAAGTGTTGATTAATGAAACAGAATGTGATCAAAGGGTAGATAAATTTATACTAAAATATTTGGGTAACTACCCTATGAGCTATGTATACAAAGCATTTAGGACAAACAAGGTAAAATTAAATGGCAAAAAGCCGAAGGGGTCCGAAAAGCTTAAAACTGGAGATACACTTAAGATTTTTCTGCAAGCAGAAGTATCTTCGCCGACAAAGTTGGCAAAACATTTTAAGGTAATATATGAAGATGAGAATGTTTTAATAGCCGATAAACCGATTGGGATGTTGACTCAAAAAGCACGACGAGAGGACGTAAGCCTTGCAGAAGAAGTGCTATCATATTTGAATGAAAAGGGTGAATTAGAAGGGTTAAACGGGTTTAGGCCTGCACCTTCTAATAGGCTCGATAGAAATACTTCGGGATTGGTATTAGTTGGAAAAAACCAGGTCAGTTCTGTAGCTATTTCGCAAATGCTAAAAGATAAAAATATAGTTAAATCATATTTGGCAGTGGTAAAAGGAAATATAAAAAAGACTATTACTATCAGAGCTTTTCATAGAAAGTTAGCAAATAAAAATGAAGTACAAATTTTAGACTATAAAGCAGCTGGAACCAAAGAAATCGTGACAAAGTTGATACCTTTAGAACAAAGAGATGGAGTGACTTTGATAGAAGTTGAATTAATTACCGGAAAGACGCATCAGATTAGGGCTCAATTGAAAGAACTAGGACATCCTATTATAGGAGATTATAAGTATGGCAACAATGTGACAAACCATTATTTTAAACAAGCATACAATTTAACGTCCCAATTTTTGTGTGCTTATAAAGTTAAGTTTGATAGGTGCAATAATATTTTATCCTATTTAGAAGATAGAGTTTTCATAGCATATGTACCAACTGTATTTTCTAAAATATTGGACTAG